In Streptomyces sp. NBC_01381, the sequence GCGGCCGAGCGGGCCGTCCTCCGTCGGCGGGCGGCCGACGACGATCGACTGGAGCAGCGGACGCTTCCGCATCGTCACGCAGTCGATCTTCAGCGCGGGGAAGTCCTCCTGCGGCGTGTAGAACCCGGTGTGGTCGCCGAAGGGGCCCTCCGGGAGCATCTCGCCCGGCTCGAGCCAGCCCTCGATGACGACCTCGGCGTTCGCCGGGACCTGGAGCGGGACCGTCTTGCAGTCGACCATCTCGACGCGCTTGCCCTGGATGAACCCGGCCAGCATGTACTCGTCCATGTCACCGGGCAGCGGCGCCGTCGACGCGTACGTGACGGCCGGCGGGCAGCCGAAGGCGATCGCGACCGGCAGCTTCTCGCCCCTGCGGGCGGCCACCTGGTAGTGGTTGCGGCTGTCCTTGTGGATCTGCCAGTGCATGCCGATGGTGCGCTTGTCGTGGCGCTGCAGGCGGTACAGACCGAGGTTGCGTACGCCGGTGTCCGGGTCCTTGGTGTGGGTCAGGCCCAGGTTGAAGAAGGAGCCGCCGTCCTCCGGCCAGGTGAAGAGCGCGGGCAGCTTCTCCAGGTCGACGTCATCGCCGGTGAGGACCACTTCCTGCACGGGAGCGTCCTTCACCTTCTTCGGCGGTACGTGCGTCATGGCGCCGAGCTTGCCGAACGCCTCCCGCACGCCGACGAAGCCGTGCGGCAGCTCCGGCTTGAGGAGGCCGCCGATCTTGTCGCTGATCTCGCCGTACGACTTCAGGCCGAGCGCCTTCAGGAGGCGGCGGTCCGTCCCGTACACGTTCATGGCCAGGGGCATCGCCGAGCCCTTGACGTTCTCGAAGAGAAGCGCGGGGCCACCGGACTTCTGCACCCGGTCGACGATCTCGCCGACCTCCAGATAGGGGTCGACCTCGGCCTTGATGCGCTTGAGATCGCCCTCGCGGTCCAGAGCCCGGAGCAGGGAGCGAAGATCGTCATAAGCCATGCGTTCCAGTATCGGTCACCGGCTACCCTGGCCCCGTCACCGGGGCCCTGACACCGCCCCTCCTTCGTCGCTTGGGGAATCGCGCAACCATGCTCAGGTATCTGCCGTTCCTGCTGGTCCTCGCGGTGTGGATCTACGCCTTCATCGATGTCCTGAACACTCCGGAGAAGGAGGTCAGGCATCTGCCGAAGGTGGTGTGGGTCATCATCGTGCTGCTCTTCGGCGAGGTGCTGCTCGGGCCGATCGCCTGGTTCGTCACCGGCAAGGTGCGCCACGCCCCGGGCGCCGGCGCTTCGGCGCGCGGCGGGCGCGGCGGGCAGTGGGTGGCGCCGGACGACAACCCCGAGTTCCTGAAGTCCCTTCGGGACGAGGACCCCGACGAGAAGAAGAAGGACAGGGGCAGCGAGGGCTGATGGAACTGCGGCTGCTGATCACCTTCGAGAAGGTCGCGACCGTACTGAGCTTCACGCAGGCGGCCGCCGAGCTGAAGTACGCCCAGTCCAGCGTCACCAGCCAGATCCGCTCCCTGGAGTCCTCGCTCGGCAGCGAGCTCTTCGACCGGCTCGGCAGCCGGATCCGCCTCACGGCCGCGGGCGAGCGGCTGCTGCCGTACGCGCGGCAGATCATCGAGCTCGCTGACGAGGCACGGACGGCGGTCGTCGACGCCGGGGAGCCGAGCGGCGCGATCGCGGTCGGCACGATGGAGTCCCTGACCTCCTACCGGCTGCCGCCGCTCCTCGAACTCTTCCACCACCGCTACCCGAAGGTGCAGCTCTCGCTGCGGCCCACCCTCGGCGACGAGACGCGCCAGGCGCTGCGCCAGGGCACGTACGACGTGGGATTCCTGCTGGAGCGGGAGACCGCGCACCAGGGCCTGGAGACCGAGGTGCTCGCGGAGGAGCCGCTGGTGCTCGTCTGCTCGCCGACGCATCCGCTGGCCGCGCACGGGGCGGACTCGCTCGCCACGGGTGACCTGGCGGCGGTCCAGCTGGTCGGCACGGAGCCCGGCTGTCCCTACCGCGACCTCTTCGAGGACGAGCTGCGCGAGCGGAACGGCGCGCCGCCGCCCTTCATGGAGTTCGGCACGATCGAGGCCACCAAGCGGGGTGTCGCCGGTGGCCTCGGGGTGGCGCTGCTTCCGCGGATGGCGGTGCGGGACGAGCTGGCTTCGGGGGTGCTCGTCGCACTGCCGTGGGAGCCGCCGTTCGTGCTGCACACGCAGTTGGCGTGGCGGTCGGGGAAGCGGCTCCCCAGCCATGTGCGGCTCTTCATCGAGCAGACGGTGCGGCTGGTGCGGGAGCAGGCCGCGGAGCCGGTGAACTAGCCACTGTCGTGGGCGACTTGGCGCGGTTGATCTTCAGACTGGCGAGCACGATCAGCGGTACGCCGAGCGCCTGGACCAGGCCGATGTGGTGCCCGTAGACGGCCCAGTCGGCGACCATCGCGACCGCCGGGTAGGTGAACGCGAGCACCGCGATCTTCGCGGTGGGGAGCTTGGCGTACGCCGCGTACATCAGGACGTACATCAGACCGGTGTGGATCACGCCGAGCCCGACGAGCCAGCCCCAGCCCGTGCCCGTGCCGCTCATCGCGCCGAAGTCGGCGAAGGGCAGCAACAGCGGGATGCCGACGAGGACTTGGACGAGGGCGATGAGGTGCGGGCGCACCCCGGTGACGCGCTTGGTGACGAGCGTGGAGAGGCCGTAGAGGAGGGCCGCCAGGAGCGCGAAGCCGATGCCGGTTAGCGAGCCGAGATCGCCGGGGCGCACCCCGGAGACGAGTACGAGCCCCGCGAACGCGGCGCCCAGCCAGCCAAGTTGATGCTTCGTCAGCCGCTCGCGGAAGATGACGGCGCTCATCAGCACCAGCAAGAACGGCTGCGTGTGGTAGACGACCGTGGCCAGGGAGATCGAGGTGGCCTCGTACGCCTTGAAGAGGAACACCCAGTTGAAGACGATGAACGCCCCGCCGAGCGCGGCGAGGCCGAGCTTCTTCGGGGTGAGGCCGTGGTTCTTGAAGTAGCCGCGGGCGAACGCGTACGCCCCGAGAGCGAGGGCGCCGAAGAGCACGCGGAAGAAGACGACGTTGAAGGCCGACGCGCCGGACTCGACGACGAAGATCCCGAGGGTGCCGGAGAGCACCATCGCGGCGGTGAGCTGGGCCGTGCCCTTGTTCTCTGAGGTCATGGAGGTCATGCCCATGAAGCTACGAGCGGGCGTATCCCCTGGTCCACGAGCCAGTGGGGCGTCCTGCCGATGGGGGCATCGGCGGGGACGATGGGTCACGACGAAGGTGTGTACCGAAAGGTGTGTACCGAAAGGTGTGTACATGGATCAGGCACAGGCCCGCGCATGGCTCGCGACCGCCGTCGAGGAGGCCAGGCAGGGGCTCGCGGAGGGCGGCATCCCGATCGGCGCCGCGCTCTACGGCGCCGACGGCACGCTGCTGGGGCGCGGGCACAACCGGCGTGTGCAGGACGGCGATCCGTCCCTGCACGCGGAGACGGCGGCGTTCCGGAACGCGGGGCGGCGGCGCACCTATCGCGGCACGACGATGGTGACGACCCTCTCGCCCTGCTGGTACTGCAGCGGTCTGGTGCGGCAGTTCGGGATCTCGCGGGTCGTGGTGGGCGAGGCGCTGACGTTCCACGGCGGGCACGACTGGCTGGCCGAGCACGGCGTGGAGATCGTCGTCCTCGACGATGCGCGGTGCGCGGCGATGATGAGGGAGTTCATCGCGGCGCGTCCGGAGTTGTGGAACGAGGACATCGGGGAGTAGCGGCCGAGTACGCAGCGCAGCCGACGATTACCCGCGGGTAACTTGACGTACAGTGCTGACGGGCTGCCGCCCCACGCAGCCCGGGCAACTGAAAGGACCCGTCCTCATGGCCGCCCCACGCCGCCTTCGCGCCGTACTGCTCCCGCTGGCCCTGGCCGTCTCCGCGGTCACCCTCGCCGCGCCGAGCAGCGCCGCGCCGAGCACCGCCGAGCAGCGCCCCACCTGGGCCATCGCCCACCGGGTGCTGACCACGGGCGGAGTGACCACGGCGCTGGCGAACGGGGCCAACGCGCTGGAGATCGACGCCACGGCCTGGCGCGATGGCTGGTGGGCGGACCACGACGGCACCCTCACCAGCTACGGCGACACCATGTCGGACATGTTCGACCAGGTGGCCAAGGAGCACGACGGCGGGCGCCAAGTCTCCTTCGTCTGGCTGGACATGAAGAACCCCGACTGGTGCGACAGCGCCGACCCCGAGTGGCGCCACTGCTCCGTGGCGGCCCTGCGGGACATGGCGCGCGAGAAGCTGGAGAGCAGGGGCATCCGGGTGCTCTACGGCTTCTACGGCACGGAGGGCGGCAGCGGCTGGAAGAACGCCCTCGGTGACCTGAACTCCAAGGAAGCCGTCAGCTACAGCGGCGCCTACGCCGACGTCCGGGACGGCTTCGCCGAGCACGGTCCGAACGTCCCCGGCAACCAGCGCGTGATGGACAACGGCCTGTTCAACATGGCGCTGAAGTTCGGCAGCATCCGGCAGGAGCTGGAGGCCGCCAGGAAGCCCCGGGACGCCGGAGAGCTCGCGCAGACCGTCGGCTGGACGGTGGGCAAGGGCGACGGGGAGCGCGCCGCCACGCTGCTCGACGCGTCCGACGGGAGCGCCGCCGTGGACAGCCTGATCTACGGCAACCGGATGTCGTGCTACCCGGACGGCGTCAGCGGCCTGAAGGGCTGCGGCACCGACGACAGCGGGGTGCGGGAGTCGCTCTCGTACATCACGGACTACGTGAAGGCCCACCCGGACACCCGCCGCATGGCCACCCCGGCGGACGTCCCCTTCGGCAGCTGACCCTCCGGACGCACGCGGCCGGAGGAGAGTGGTGAGCATGACGATCCCCACCATCGACCTGCGGCCATGGCTCACGGGCGGCTCTGCGGACCGCGCCGCCGTCGCGCGGACCGTCGACCGCGCGCTGCGGACGGCCGGGTTCCTGCTGGTCACCGGCCACGGCGTGGACCCGGCCCTGCGCACCCGCATCCGCGCGGCGGCCCGCGCGTTCTTCACGCTGCCCGCGCCGGTCAAGGAGCGCTACGCCGCGAAGGTCGGCGGCCGCGGCTGGCTCGGCCCCGGCGCCGAGGCCAACGCCTACTCGGAGGGCACCGAGACGCCGCCCGACCTGAAGGAGTCCCTGACCTTCGCGACCGACCGGCCCTTCGACGACCCGGCGGTGAACGCCGAGTGGTACGAGCCGAACGTCTGGCCCGCGGAGGCGGCCGGGCTCAAGGCGCTGTGCGCGGACTACCTGGCCCGGATGGAAGAGCTGACCAACCGGCTCCTGACCCTGCTGGGCGAGGCGCTCGGCGAGGAGCCCGACTTCTTCACCCGGCACATGAGCCACCCCACGTACGGCTTCAACATCAACTGGTATCCGGGCACGGACGTCGTCGGCACACCCCGGCCGGGCCAGTTCCGCATCGGCCCGCACACCGACTTCGGCACCGTCACCGTCCTGGACCGGCAGTCGGGCAAGGGCGGTCTTCAGGTCTTCACCGACGCGGGCGGCTGGGCTGACGCGCCGTACGACCCGGACGCCCTGACCGTCAACATCGGGGATCTGATGGCCCGTTGGACCGGCGACCGCTGGCGCTCGGGCCGCCACCGGGTGCTTCCGCCACCGGCCGACGCACCGGCCGAGGAACTGATGTCTCTGGTCTACTTCGGCGAGTGCACGCCGGGCACGCTCGTGGAGTCGGTGCCCGCGCCGGTGGGGCGGGTCGCGTACGAGCCGGTGGACTCGCACACGTATCTGCGGGCCAAGCTGGACTCGATCACGGTGGCCTGACTCGTCACTCGCCGGCGCGGTACATCTCCCGCAGCTCGTGCCAGCGGTCCAGGCTCCATGTCGACCAGTCCTTCGGGTGCCCGTCGAGCGCGTCGACGAGGAACTCGAAGTGGTTGTGCCAGCCGGCCAGGCAGTCGAGGCGCAGCTCGTCGTCGCCGGTGAACTCGTTGGTGAAGCGGACGGTCGTGCCGGTCTTCCCGTGGGCGAGCTCCAGATGGAAGCGGCAGCGTCCGTGCAGGTCGATCGTGTACTCGGCGACGCGTTCGACGTCCCAGGCGGTGATGTGCCCGGAGTGGCTCGCCGCCTCGCCCCCGTTGAGCCAGCGCAGCGTGACCGCGCCGCCGAGCCGGGGTTCAAGCACGTCGGCGGCGGCCAGCCACCCCGGAAGTCCCTCCGGGGTGGCGACCGCCGCCCAGACCTCCTCCACAGGGTGGGGAAGGTGGATCTCGTAGTGGAGGTGCTGGGTCGGACCCCCAGTACCGCTGGAGCCCTCCGTCCGGCTTGTGCCCTGCCCGATCGTCGCGTTCATGGCACAAGCCTGGCCCGGTACGCCCCGTTCCGCACCCCCTGCGACCGCTTACAGGACTACTGACGGGACCACTGACGGGACCACTGACAGAACTGCTTACGGGCGCTGGCCCGCCTTGTCGACGACCGTCCGCTCCAGGACCGCGCTGCGGCCGGTGACATCGCCCTTCTTCGGGCCGGACGGCAGATCCTCGACGGCGACCTGGCGCTCGCCCAGGAACTCCTTGGTCTTCTTGTCGAAGATCAGCTCCTGGCGCTCCCCCTGGTCCTCACGGGCGATCGCGACACCGTGCCGCCCTTCGGCATCCACCGAGTCGTCGATCAGCTCGACCCCGGGGATCTTCGACGCGGCGAGATAGAGGGCCGCGGCCTGCTTCGGCGGCATCAGCGACTCGTACAGCAGATCGCCGACCAGGACGAACGTGGCCTGGTCCTCGCTGGAGCTGCCGTCGCTCTCCTTGTGCAGCCAGTCCAGCATGTTGACCGGGTCGGTCGGCAGCTTCTCCAGGTTGCGGTAGTTGGTGTCGGACGGCATGGGCGGCCCCTCCACCTTCAGGACCTCGTTGTCGAAACCACTGGCGGGCTCGTGCAGCAGTTCGTCGTGCTTGCCGTCCACCGAGAGCCAGATCTCCCGCGGGTGCACGGGGTCGAGCTCGGCGGGCTTGCCCTCCTCCTGCGCCATGAATCCGACCTTGCTCTTGATGTACACGTACTGGTCGTCGCGGACGTCCTTGGGCGCGGGCTGCTTCTCCGCCGTCGCCGCGATCTCCTCCAGCATCCGCACGGTCTCCTTGGAGGGCGGCCCCGCCTGCGCCGCCTGATCGCCGAACGGCGAGGCGACGAGCACGCCCGCCGCGATGGACGCGGCCACCGCTCCCGCGATCAGCGTGGGGCGGAACCACCTCTTGTCGGCCCTCGGAGTCTTGGAGTCCTTCGCGGTCTTCGTCTCGTTCTGCCGGATCTCGGTCAACAGATGCTCCCTGAGCAGATGATGACGGCCCGGCGGAAGGTCACGCTCGGGAAATTCACTCATCGGTTTCCCTCCCTGATGGGCCTGACCGCGGTGGTGCGGTCATCTCTCATCTGTCCGCGCCCGGCAGGCGGTTCCATATGTTTCGCGAGTTTTGTACGGGCCCTGGAGAGCCGGGAGCGCACGGTGCCGACCGGGATGCCGAGCGCCTCTGCGGCCGCGGCATAGCCGAGCCCCGACCAAACGCACAGGGCGAGGACCTCACGCTCGGGACGGCGCAGGGCGTTCAGCGCCTTGCGTACGAGGGCCAGTTGCTCCTTGTCGTCGATGCGCTCGGCGACCTCGTCGGCGAAGTCGGCGACGGTCTCGTCACGCGGCAGGCGCGCTACGGCCGCGGCGTGCCGCCGGGTCGCGCGCCGGGCGTTGCGCGTCACGTTCGTCGCGACGCCCAGCAGCCACGGCCGCAGCGAACCGCCGTCCTCGTCGATCCTGCCGCGCAGCCGCCACGCCTCCAGGAAGGTCAGCGAGACGGCGTCCTCGGCGGCCGACCAGTCGCCGGTCAGGCGGTAGGCGTGGTTGTAGACGGAGCGCGCGTACGCGTCGAAGAGCTCGCCGAAAGCGTCCGCGTCACCGTCCCTGATGCGGGCGCGTAAGGCTCTGAGGCGTGCCTGATGTTCCCCCTGATTCATCTCCACGCCCCTTATCTGTCCGTACGACGAAGGCCGGTTCCCGTGGCCTGGATCACATGGATCACAGGTCACGGGAACCGGCCTCAAGAGGCAACGGCGGTACGGGGGTTCAGACCCCGGCGTACGAGTGCTTGCCGGTGACGAAGATGTTCACGCCGTAGTAGTTGAACAGCCAGCAGCCGAAGGCGATCAGGGCCAGGTAGGCGGCCTTGCGGCCCTTCCAGCCCGCCGTCGCGCGGGCGTGCAGGTAGGTGGCGTAGGCGACCCAGGTGATGAAGGACCAGACCTCCTTGGGGTCCCAGCCCCAGTAGCGGCCCCACGCGTCGCCGGCCCAGATCGCGCCCGCGATGATCGTGAACGTCCACAGCGGGAAGACGGCGGCGTTCACGCGGTAGGAGAACTTGTCGAGGCTGGCCGCGGCGGGCAGGCGTTCCAGGACCGAGGTCGCGAAGCGGCCGGGCTGGCCGCCGTTGGCGAGCTTGTTCTCGTAGGAGTCGCGGAAGAGGTA encodes:
- a CDS encoding CU044_5270 family protein yields the protein MSEFPERDLPPGRHHLLREHLLTEIRQNETKTAKDSKTPRADKRWFRPTLIAGAVAASIAAGVLVASPFGDQAAQAGPPSKETVRMLEEIAATAEKQPAPKDVRDDQYVYIKSKVGFMAQEEGKPAELDPVHPREIWLSVDGKHDELLHEPASGFDNEVLKVEGPPMPSDTNYRNLEKLPTDPVNMLDWLHKESDGSSSEDQATFVLVGDLLYESLMPPKQAAALYLAASKIPGVELIDDSVDAEGRHGVAIAREDQGERQELIFDKKTKEFLGERQVAVEDLPSGPKKGDVTGRSAVLERTVVDKAGQRP
- a CDS encoding phospholipase; the encoded protein is MAAPRRLRAVLLPLALAVSAVTLAAPSSAAPSTAEQRPTWAIAHRVLTTGGVTTALANGANALEIDATAWRDGWWADHDGTLTSYGDTMSDMFDQVAKEHDGGRQVSFVWLDMKNPDWCDSADPEWRHCSVAALRDMAREKLESRGIRVLYGFYGTEGGSGWKNALGDLNSKEAVSYSGAYADVRDGFAEHGPNVPGNQRVMDNGLFNMALKFGSIRQELEAARKPRDAGELAQTVGWTVGKGDGERAATLLDASDGSAAVDSLIYGNRMSCYPDGVSGLKGCGTDDSGVRESLSYITDYVKAHPDTRRMATPADVPFGS
- a CDS encoding LysR family transcriptional regulator, coding for MELRLLITFEKVATVLSFTQAAAELKYAQSSVTSQIRSLESSLGSELFDRLGSRIRLTAAGERLLPYARQIIELADEARTAVVDAGEPSGAIAVGTMESLTSYRLPPLLELFHHRYPKVQLSLRPTLGDETRQALRQGTYDVGFLLERETAHQGLETEVLAEEPLVLVCSPTHPLAAHGADSLATGDLAAVQLVGTEPGCPYRDLFEDELRERNGAPPPFMEFGTIEATKRGVAGGLGVALLPRMAVRDELASGVLVALPWEPPFVLHTQLAWRSGKRLPSHVRLFIEQTVRLVREQAAEPVN
- a CDS encoding RNA polymerase sigma factor, yielding MNQGEHQARLRALRARIRDGDADAFGELFDAYARSVYNHAYRLTGDWSAAEDAVSLTFLEAWRLRGRIDEDGGSLRPWLLGVATNVTRNARRATRRHAAAVARLPRDETVADFADEVAERIDDKEQLALVRKALNALRRPEREVLALCVWSGLGYAAAAEALGIPVGTVRSRLSRARTKLAKHMEPPAGRGQMRDDRTTAVRPIREGNR
- a CDS encoding PLD nuclease N-terminal domain-containing protein, translated to MLRYLPFLLVLAVWIYAFIDVLNTPEKEVRHLPKVVWVIIVLLFGEVLLGPIAWFVTGKVRHAPGAGASARGGRGGQWVAPDDNPEFLKSLRDEDPDEKKKDRGSEG
- a CDS encoding DMT family transporter gives rise to the protein MTSENKGTAQLTAAMVLSGTLGIFVVESGASAFNVVFFRVLFGALALGAYAFARGYFKNHGLTPKKLGLAALGGAFIVFNWVFLFKAYEATSISLATVVYHTQPFLLVLMSAVIFRERLTKHQLGWLGAAFAGLVLVSGVRPGDLGSLTGIGFALLAALLYGLSTLVTKRVTGVRPHLIALVQVLVGIPLLLPFADFGAMSGTGTGWGWLVGLGVIHTGLMYVLMYAAYAKLPTAKIAVLAFTYPAVAMVADWAVYGHHIGLVQALGVPLIVLASLKINRAKSPTTVASSPAPRPAPAPAAPSAR
- a CDS encoding SRPBCC domain-containing protein; the encoded protein is MNATIGQGTSRTEGSSGTGGPTQHLHYEIHLPHPVEEVWAAVATPEGLPGWLAAADVLEPRLGGAVTLRWLNGGEAASHSGHITAWDVERVAEYTIDLHGRCRFHLELAHGKTGTTVRFTNEFTGDDELRLDCLAGWHNHFEFLVDALDGHPKDWSTWSLDRWHELREMYRAGE
- a CDS encoding menaquinone biosynthesis decarboxylase; this translates as MAYDDLRSLLRALDREGDLKRIKAEVDPYLEVGEIVDRVQKSGGPALLFENVKGSAMPLAMNVYGTDRRLLKALGLKSYGEISDKIGGLLKPELPHGFVGVREAFGKLGAMTHVPPKKVKDAPVQEVVLTGDDVDLEKLPALFTWPEDGGSFFNLGLTHTKDPDTGVRNLGLYRLQRHDKRTIGMHWQIHKDSRNHYQVAARRGEKLPVAIAFGCPPAVTYASTAPLPGDMDEYMLAGFIQGKRVEMVDCKTVPLQVPANAEVVIEGWLEPGEMLPEGPFGDHTGFYTPQEDFPALKIDCVTMRKRPLLQSIVVGRPPTEDGPLGRATERFFLPLLKVIVPDIVDYHLPESGGFHNCAIVSIDKKYPKHAQKVMHAIWGAHMMSLTKLIVVVDKDCDVHDLHEVSWRALGNTDYARDLTVAEGPVDHLDHASYQQFWGGKAGIDATKKLPEEGYTRDGGWPNMVESDPETASKVDRRWKEYGL
- a CDS encoding isopenicillin N synthase family oxygenase, with amino-acid sequence MTIPTIDLRPWLTGGSADRAAVARTVDRALRTAGFLLVTGHGVDPALRTRIRAAARAFFTLPAPVKERYAAKVGGRGWLGPGAEANAYSEGTETPPDLKESLTFATDRPFDDPAVNAEWYEPNVWPAEAAGLKALCADYLARMEELTNRLLTLLGEALGEEPDFFTRHMSHPTYGFNINWYPGTDVVGTPRPGQFRIGPHTDFGTVTVLDRQSGKGGLQVFTDAGGWADAPYDPDALTVNIGDLMARWTGDRWRSGRHRVLPPPADAPAEELMSLVYFGECTPGTLVESVPAPVGRVAYEPVDSHTYLRAKLDSITVA
- a CDS encoding nucleoside deaminase — its product is MDQAQARAWLATAVEEARQGLAEGGIPIGAALYGADGTLLGRGHNRRVQDGDPSLHAETAAFRNAGRRRTYRGTTMVTTLSPCWYCSGLVRQFGISRVVVGEALTFHGGHDWLAEHGVEIVVLDDARCAAMMREFIAARPELWNEDIGE